The Bifidobacterium animalis subsp. animalis ATCC 25527 genome has a segment encoding these proteins:
- the ileS gene encoding mupirocin-resistant isoleucine--tRNA ligase, whose translation MSETPKHVYPKASMGSSSANVAPNPDFPQLEEDVLQYWDANDTFQQSIDENPSGENSDNEFVFFDGPPFANGLPHYGHLLTGYAKDVVPRYQTMKGHRVNRVFGWDTHGLPAELEAQKELGIDSVDQIEQMGIDKFNDACRASVLKYVNEWRDYVHRQARWVDFEHGYKTLDIPYMESVMWAFKTLYDKGLAYKGYRVLPYCPKDQTPLSAHELRMDADVYQNRQDTTVSVALKLRDEDDAYAVIWTTTPWTLPTNFAVVVGDDIDYVEVKPVNGKFAGKKFYFAKALLSSYDKELGDDYEVVRELKGRDMVGWRYYPIFPYFASEAASSADGTPGPNAYQILTADYVDTTEGTGLVHQAPYGEDDMNTLNAHDIRSVDVLDSACRFTSLCPDYEGMFVFDANLPILRNLRAGDGPLAERPESERALLFQEKSYVHSYPHCWRCGTPLIYKPVSSWFVSVTKIKPRLLELNQQINWIPENVKDGQFGKWLANARDWSISRNRFWGSPIPVWVSDDPKYPRVDVYGSLDELKRDFGDYPRDKDGNINMHRPWIDNLTRPNPDDPTGKSTMHRITDVLDCWFESGSMPFAQYHYPFENKEYFEHHFPSDFIVEYIGQTRGWFYLLHVMATALFDKPAFKNVICHGIVLGDDGQKMSKHLRNYPDVNGVFDKYGSDAMRWFLMSSPILRGGNLIVTEDGIRDTVRQIMLPVWSSYYFFTLYANAANNGAGYDARTLRADEVPGLPQMDRYLLARTRRLIASVTEHMDNFEISDACDEVADFIDMLTNWYIRNTRDRFWNEDENAFNTLYTVLEAFMRMLAPLAPMEAEAVWRGLTGEDSVHLGDWPYLVDSQTGADTELGKVLVADGALVEAMDKVREIVSSTLSLRKAHKMRVRQPLAKLTVVVDEPSQVDVYDALLKSELNIKAIDYSTLDAAAEHGLKIIDELKVNARAAGPRLGKQVQFAIKASKSGNWHADPVTGAPVIETPNGEITLQGDEYDITRRVEEVDAEERRNSASCILPTGGFVILDLELDDDLVAEGYARDVVRAVQDARKAAGLDIADRIALTLTVPADDVAKVEQFKDLISTETLATSMQVNAGDALHVEVAKV comes from the coding sequence GTGAGCGAAACACCAAAGCATGTGTATCCCAAGGCATCGATGGGCTCGAGCAGCGCGAATGTGGCGCCGAACCCGGATTTCCCGCAGCTCGAGGAAGACGTGCTGCAGTATTGGGATGCCAATGACACATTCCAGCAATCCATTGACGAGAACCCCAGCGGCGAGAACAGCGACAACGAGTTCGTGTTCTTTGACGGGCCGCCCTTTGCGAACGGCCTGCCGCACTATGGCCACTTGCTCACGGGGTATGCGAAAGACGTGGTGCCGCGGTACCAGACGATGAAGGGGCATCGCGTCAACCGCGTGTTCGGCTGGGACACGCACGGTCTGCCGGCCGAACTCGAGGCGCAGAAGGAGCTCGGCATCGATTCGGTGGATCAGATTGAGCAGATGGGCATCGACAAGTTCAACGACGCCTGCCGCGCGAGCGTGCTCAAATACGTGAACGAATGGCGTGACTATGTGCATCGCCAGGCGCGCTGGGTCGATTTCGAGCATGGCTACAAGACGCTCGACATTCCGTACATGGAGTCGGTGATGTGGGCGTTCAAGACGCTGTACGACAAGGGTCTGGCCTACAAGGGCTACCGCGTGCTGCCGTACTGCCCGAAGGACCAGACCCCGCTGTCGGCGCACGAGCTGCGCATGGATGCCGACGTGTACCAGAACCGCCAGGACACCACCGTGTCGGTCGCGCTCAAACTGCGTGACGAGGACGATGCCTATGCGGTGATCTGGACGACCACGCCGTGGACGCTGCCGACCAACTTCGCGGTCGTGGTGGGCGACGACATCGACTACGTCGAGGTCAAGCCGGTCAACGGCAAGTTTGCCGGCAAGAAGTTCTACTTCGCCAAGGCGCTGCTGAGCTCCTACGACAAGGAGCTGGGCGACGACTACGAGGTGGTGCGCGAGCTCAAGGGCCGCGACATGGTCGGTTGGCGCTATTACCCGATCTTCCCGTATTTCGCATCCGAGGCGGCCTCGTCGGCTGACGGCACGCCCGGCCCGAACGCCTACCAGATTCTCACCGCCGACTATGTCGACACCACCGAGGGCACCGGCCTCGTGCATCAGGCACCCTATGGCGAGGACGATATGAACACGCTCAACGCGCACGATATTCGCAGTGTCGACGTGCTCGACTCCGCCTGCCGGTTCACGAGCCTGTGCCCGGATTACGAGGGCATGTTCGTGTTCGATGCGAATCTGCCGATCCTGCGCAATCTGCGCGCCGGCGATGGTCCGCTCGCCGAGCGTCCGGAGTCCGAGCGCGCGTTGCTGTTCCAGGAGAAGAGCTACGTGCACTCCTACCCGCACTGCTGGCGTTGCGGCACCCCGCTCATCTACAAGCCGGTCTCCAGCTGGTTCGTGAGCGTGACCAAGATCAAGCCGCGCCTGCTCGAACTCAATCAGCAGATCAACTGGATCCCGGAGAACGTGAAGGACGGCCAGTTCGGCAAATGGCTCGCCAATGCGCGCGACTGGTCGATCTCGCGCAACCGCTTCTGGGGTTCGCCGATCCCGGTGTGGGTGAGTGATGACCCGAAGTACCCGCGTGTCGACGTGTACGGTTCGCTCGACGAGCTCAAGCGCGACTTCGGAGACTACCCGCGTGACAAGGACGGCAACATCAACATGCACCGCCCGTGGATTGACAATCTCACACGCCCGAACCCGGACGACCCGACCGGTAAGTCCACGATGCACCGCATCACCGATGTGCTCGACTGCTGGTTCGAATCCGGTTCCATGCCGTTCGCGCAGTACCACTACCCGTTCGAGAACAAGGAGTACTTCGAGCACCACTTTCCGAGCGACTTCATTGTCGAATACATTGGCCAGACCCGCGGTTGGTTCTACCTGCTGCATGTCATGGCGACCGCGCTGTTCGACAAGCCGGCGTTCAAGAACGTGATCTGCCATGGCATTGTGCTCGGAGACGACGGCCAGAAGATGAGCAAGCATCTGCGCAACTACCCGGATGTGAACGGTGTGTTCGATAAGTATGGTTCCGACGCGATGCGCTGGTTCCTCATGAGCTCGCCGATTCTGCGTGGCGGCAACCTCATCGTGACGGAGGACGGCATTCGCGACACGGTGCGCCAGATCATGCTGCCGGTGTGGAGCTCGTACTACTTCTTCACGCTCTACGCCAACGCCGCCAACAACGGCGCCGGCTATGACGCGCGCACGCTGCGCGCCGACGAGGTGCCCGGTCTGCCGCAGATGGACCGCTATCTGCTCGCCCGCACGCGCAGACTCATTGCGTCCGTGACCGAGCATATGGACAACTTCGAGATCTCCGACGCCTGCGATGAGGTTGCGGACTTCATCGACATGCTCACGAACTGGTACATTCGCAACACGCGAGACCGCTTCTGGAACGAGGACGAGAACGCGTTCAACACGCTGTACACGGTGCTTGAGGCGTTCATGCGCATGCTCGCACCGCTCGCCCCGATGGAGGCGGAGGCCGTGTGGCGTGGTCTCACCGGCGAGGATTCGGTGCATCTGGGCGACTGGCCGTACTTGGTGGACTCGCAGACCGGCGCCGACACCGAGCTCGGCAAGGTACTCGTTGCAGATGGTGCGCTGGTCGAGGCGATGGACAAGGTGCGTGAGATCGTTTCGTCCACGCTTTCGCTGCGTAAGGCCCACAAGATGCGCGTGCGCCAGCCGCTTGCCAAGCTCACCGTGGTCGTGGACGAGCCCTCGCAGGTCGACGTCTACGACGCGCTGCTTAAGAGCGAACTCAACATCAAGGCGATCGACTACTCGACGCTCGACGCGGCCGCCGAGCATGGTCTGAAGATCATCGACGAGCTCAAGGTGAATGCACGCGCTGCCGGCCCACGCTTGGGCAAGCAGGTGCAGTTCGCCATCAAGGCGTCAAAGAGCGGGAACTGGCATGCCGACCCGGTAACCGGTGCCCCGGTGATTGAGACGCCGAACGGCGAGATTACGCTGCAGGGCGACGAATACGACATTACGCGTCGCGTGGAGGAAGTGGATGCCGAGGAACGCCGTAATTCCGCGTCATGCATTCTGCCGACCGGCGGCTTCGTGATTCTCGACCTCGAGCTCGACGACGATCTGGTTGCCGAAGGCTACGCGCGCGATGTGGTCCGTGCCGTGCAGGACGCTCGCAAGGCGGCCGGCCTCGACATCGCCGACCGTATTGCGCTTACGCTGACCGTTCCGGCGGACGATGTGGCGAAGGTGGAGCAGTTCAAAGACCTGATCTCCACGGAGACCCTGGCCACGTCGATGCAGGTCAACGCCGGCGATGCGTTGCATGTAGAGGTCGCCAAGGTCTGA